From a region of the Flavobacterium branchiarum genome:
- a CDS encoding glycosyltransferase family protein: MNLDTTNKTILIAPLNWGLGHATRCIPIIKALQENNYIPIIASDGIALELLRKEFPYIQTLELPSYQIEYAKNGKNFKWKLIKNCPKMIEAILDEKKMVNSWIKKYGIDGIISDNRLGVYSNKIPSVFVTHQLNVMTGNTTWFTTKCHQYFIKKHTECWIPDMKKEPNLTGELGHLKNKKLKLRYIGPLSRMRKKETPKVYDLMVILSGPEPQRGYLEEKLKKEVLRYKGKVVFIKGIVDKDQKKEVVENITYYNFMNTRQLEQTFNESELILCRSGYTTVMDLVKLEKKAFFIPTPGQYEQIYLAEKLEKEGLVPYALQEDFKIEDIAKVNKYNGLPQYKKKVKWSSLFSVFEKQ, from the coding sequence ATGAATCTAGATACAACCAATAAAACTATTCTGATTGCTCCTTTAAATTGGGGTTTAGGTCACGCTACAAGATGCATTCCGATAATTAAGGCGCTTCAGGAAAATAATTACATTCCAATAATTGCCTCTGATGGTATTGCTTTGGAATTATTACGAAAAGAATTTCCTTATATCCAAACTCTCGAATTGCCTTCTTATCAAATAGAATATGCAAAAAATGGCAAAAACTTTAAATGGAAATTAATCAAGAATTGTCCTAAAATGATTGAAGCCATCTTGGACGAAAAAAAGATGGTGAATTCTTGGATAAAGAAATATGGTATAGATGGTATTATTTCTGATAATCGCTTAGGGGTTTACTCCAATAAAATACCTTCTGTTTTTGTTACACATCAATTGAATGTAATGACAGGAAATACTACTTGGTTTACGACTAAATGCCACCAATATTTTATAAAAAAACATACTGAATGTTGGATTCCAGACATGAAAAAAGAACCAAATCTTACGGGTGAATTGGGCCATTTAAAAAACAAAAAACTTAAGTTAAGATATATTGGTCCGTTAAGCAGAATGCGTAAAAAAGAAACCCCAAAAGTGTATGACTTAATGGTTATCCTATCTGGTCCAGAACCTCAACGTGGTTATCTTGAGGAAAAATTAAAAAAAGAAGTCCTTCGTTACAAAGGAAAAGTTGTTTTTATAAAAGGCATAGTTGATAAAGACCAAAAAAAGGAGGTTGTTGAGAATATCACCTATTATAATTTCATGAATACAAGACAGCTGGAACAAACGTTTAACGAAAGTGAACTAATCCTGTGTCGTTCTGGCTATACAACTGTTATGGACTTGGTTAAATTGGAGAAAAAGGCTTTCTTTATACCAACTCCTGGTCAATATGAACAAATATACCTTGCTGAGAAACTAGAAAAAGAAGGGCTTGTTCCTTATGCGCTACAAGAAGATTTTAAGATTGAGGATATTGCCAAAGTAAATAAATATAACGGATTGCCTCAATACAAAAAGAAAGTAAAATGGAGCTCATTATTTTCCGTTTTCGAAAAACAATAA